From the Polaribacter huanghezhanensis genome, the window AATTAAACCAGCAATAATATATTCGCCTTTCACTACTAAAACCAACATTTCCATCCCTATCATTACAAACAAAATAGCATTCAGTAAAATATCGAGTAATTCCCAAAACTTATCTACATAATGCTCGGTAGTTTCTGACATGGCAGAATTCCGAACCGTATCATTACCTACAATTAAACCCGCAGTTACCATCGCTAAAGGCGCAGATACGTGCAATTGCTGCGCAATTACGGTTCCGCCCATTACTGCAGCAACCGTAATAATAACTTCAATATCATAATCATCTATAGATTTTAGCAAGCGATAGGTAATCCAACCTAAAACAGCTCCTAATAAAATGCCTCCAACTACTTCCTTTCCAAATAACTGAAATACATCTACCACTTCTATCTTATCTACTCCAAAAGAAGCTATTTCAAAAATAGTTAAGAACACTACTACTCCAACGCCATCATTAAATAAAGATTCGCCCACAATTTTTGCTTCTAGTTTTTTAGGAACATTTGCTTTCTTTAAGATACCAAGCACAGCAATTGGGTCAGTCGGAGAAATCAACGCTCCAAAAAGCAAACAATATATAAAACCGATTTGCATTCCAACAAAATGTAAAATATAATACATACTTATTCCTACTAAAAAAGTAGAGACCAATACTCCTAATGTAGAAAAGAGGAAAATAGGCCAACGTTGTATTTTAAGTTGATTAAAATTGGTGTG encodes:
- a CDS encoding cation:proton antiporter, with product MDTYLIATILIFLAALFGYINVRFLKLPNTIGLMMITIVFTLGVIAYSYFDPTLLNFEKEMISKIDFRELLLDEMLSFLLFAGALHTNFNQLKIQRWPIFLFSTLGVLVSTFLVGISMYYILHFVGMQIGFIYCLLFGALISPTDPIAVLGILKKANVPKKLEAKIVGESLFNDGVGVVVFLTIFEIASFGVDKIEVVDVFQLFGKEVVGGILLGAVLGWITYRLLKSIDDYDIEVIITVAAVMGGTVIAQQLHVSAPLAMVTAGLIVGNDTVRNSAMSETTEHYVDKFWELLDILLNAILFVMIGMEMLVLVVKGEYIIAGLIAIPLILACRYLSLLIPINIFKKKLDFVPKTNLIMTWGGLRGGISIALALGLTNEMHRDLFLVITYIVVIFSIIIQGLTVGKLVKKLKG